Proteins from a single region of Candidatus Bathyarchaeota archaeon:
- a CDS encoding glycosyltransferase family 2 protein: MKGRTAMLIETFELFFIFLTLLMMTYLIRHYVFTLTVLRQSKNKALTNRMHVTFQPTVSILIPACNEENVIGRLLERIANFTYPKDKLQVIVIDDASSDQTGKIAEDYKSSYPFIDVLHRDKTNGRTGKASAMNQGFLKSTGDIVLCFDADYYPQKDIVEKLVEAFVDPTVGAVQGRVVVLNEPQNIVTRLVALERIGGYRIDQEARDNLGLITQFGGTVGGFRRSILENLNGWDESILAEDTDLTFRLYLAGYKIRYNLQAECYEEAVDNWKAYRQQRYRWAKGHMQCFFKHSWSVLTSKYLNTIEKIDGLLLLNVYFMPLLALLSLLIGLPLIFLGSPLIGALWFALPISLYSFVGNFAPFFEVSIGLYLDERRRSNWLIPLLIFTFFFNIPICLKAFIDVISSKLAGKRNDVWVKTPHSGNGKHYIKIRGEPLC, encoded by the coding sequence ATGAAGGGCAGGACGGCCATGCTTATAGAAACTTTTGAGTTATTCTTCATCTTCCTAACACTATTAATGATGACTTACCTCATTAGGCATTACGTTTTTACACTGACTGTTCTGAGACAATCAAAAAACAAAGCGTTAACAAACAGAATGCATGTAACATTCCAGCCAACAGTTTCCATTCTTATTCCAGCCTGTAACGAAGAAAACGTGATAGGGCGACTGCTTGAGCGAATCGCCAATTTCACTTATCCAAAGGATAAGTTACAAGTGATAGTGATAGACGATGCTTCATCTGACCAAACAGGGAAAATTGCAGAAGACTACAAGAGCTCATACCCCTTCATAGATGTCTTACACAGAGACAAAACCAATGGCAGAACAGGTAAAGCCTCAGCCATGAACCAAGGCTTTTTAAAATCAACAGGAGACATAGTACTATGTTTTGACGCTGATTACTACCCCCAAAAAGACATAGTTGAAAAACTAGTCGAAGCCTTTGTTGACCCAACTGTCGGTGCCGTGCAGGGAAGAGTCGTCGTCTTAAATGAACCTCAAAACATCGTTACACGACTCGTAGCGTTGGAGCGCATAGGAGGCTACCGTATTGACCAAGAAGCACGCGATAATTTAGGCTTAATTACTCAATTCGGCGGAACAGTAGGCGGTTTTAGAAGAAGCATTCTTGAAAATCTGAACGGTTGGGACGAATCAATTCTAGCTGAAGATACAGATTTAACCTTTCGGCTCTACCTTGCAGGATACAAAATTCGATACAACCTTCAAGCTGAATGCTACGAAGAAGCAGTTGACAACTGGAAAGCCTACAGACAACAAAGGTACCGATGGGCAAAAGGACACATGCAATGCTTCTTTAAACATTCATGGAGCGTCCTAACCAGCAAATACCTAAACACCATAGAAAAAATAGACGGCCTCCTATTGTTAAACGTTTATTTCATGCCCCTACTGGCACTACTCTCCCTACTCATCGGATTGCCACTGATCTTTTTGGGGTCACCCCTCATAGGCGCTTTATGGTTCGCCCTTCCAATATCCCTCTACAGCTTTGTTGGAAATTTTGCGCCCTTCTTTGAGGTCAGCATAGGTTTATACTTAGATGAACGGCGCAGGTCTAATTGGCTAATTCCTCTCTTAATTTTCACCTTCTTTTTTAACATACCAATCTGCTTGAAAGCCTTCATAGATGTTATCAGTTCCAA
- a CDS encoding cytidylate kinase family protein, with product MVNKEQCATKKAMVICISGMAGTGKSTLSQKIAKKYNLKYYSGGDALKDLAKAEGYTISDEGWWESPIGLKFLERRLSDPKFDRAVDEKFLEYAKQGNVLLDSWTMPWLLEGGFKIWLSASLEKRAARVAQRDKISIEEAFRFLNEKEAQTKAIYKKLYGFELDKDFEPFDFILDTNNLTADEVFQVLCKVIDNVVLSNT from the coding sequence ATGGTTAACAAAGAACAATGCGCCACTAAGAAAGCAATGGTTATATGTATTTCAGGCATGGCTGGAACAGGAAAAAGTACGCTTTCTCAAAAAATAGCCAAAAAATACAACTTAAAATACTACTCTGGAGGCGACGCCCTAAAAGACCTAGCCAAAGCCGAAGGCTACACAATATCTGATGAGGGCTGGTGGGAGAGCCCTATTGGCTTAAAATTCCTCGAGAGAAGACTCAGCGACCCGAAATTTGACAGGGCAGTGGACGAGAAATTTTTAGAATATGCAAAACAGGGCAATGTATTATTGGACAGTTGGACGATGCCGTGGCTTCTTGAAGGCGGATTCAAGATTTGGCTTTCAGCTTCACTTGAGAAAAGAGCGGCAAGAGTTGCTCAACGAGACAAAATATCCATAGAAGAAGCGTTCCGTTTTCTCAACGAAAAAGAGGCACAGACGAAGGCAATTTACAAGAAACTTTACGGATTCGAATTAGACAAAGATTTTGAGCCGTTTGATTTTATTTTAGATACGAATAACTTGACTGCTGACGAAGTCTTTCAAGTCCTGTGCAAAGTTATCGATAATGTAGTTCTTTCTAACACTTAG
- a CDS encoding PQQ-binding-like beta-propeller repeat protein: MKINKTKSIAIFVAILLSASTAVSISMLPTASAHDPPWTFPSYPFVVPAPDPIGVGQTGAIVMWVDYPMPGSLVTNDYRRHNYTLIITKPNGDVETKHWDVIYDTTGIQYWQYTPDQVGTYILKFNYGGQIFEWGGTYGGDIYLPSSRTVNWTVQEEQVPTPITSYPLPTEYWTHPIEGQNTDWWLISSNWLGSPQIVNRFQPYGSAPNSFHVMWSTPIQQGGIVGGMLGPSEEEPVKGYYMGGSYNVRFSNGLIMNGKLYYQLPYGNSGSGGPYVCQDLRTGKELWRINLTAAGTSAPSFGWLESFDDGNQHGALPNGALVATSTSGGVTTWRVYDPDTGVLTAMNITSVPAGTSVQGPKGSILRYCLINYGTAANPNWYLLQWNTTKLISTPGGIGQSGWYTSTINASLPSRFDFNKSITLMNGASWSMHSDSAYNGYLILTQGNFGGRTDNYYNRNWYGANMTVISTKPESMGQVLWSKHFDAAPGNVTRDLVAIDQKNGIFVFEDKETMVHYGYDLKTGNKIWGPTNPVDQYDYFRSTTRCAYGKLYFGGYGGILYCYDVLDGKLLWTYGNGGEGNSTSSGLITAWGHYPIFIPAIADGKVYLATTEHSPDSPYYKGALVRCVNATDGTEIFTGEGWGTGMDANYDIVADGYYVYFNGYDSKMYCLGKGPSKTSIRIQNNVITEGNSVLIEGSVLDIAAGTLQDEQAARFPNGVPAVSDDSVSDWMSYVYFQKPRPSDVKGVDVTLTVLDPNNNVYEIGTATSDSYGQYSLMWEPPVPGKYTVVARFAGTESYYPSYDEAAFGVTEAAPTPTEQPQMALPPLEMYIMGMGAALIIALAIATVLIIKKRSPPIQIQKNQ; this comes from the coding sequence ATGAAAATAAACAAAACTAAATCTATCGCTATTTTTGTTGCAATTCTTCTATCAGCATCTACAGCTGTCTCAATATCAATGCTACCAACCGCTAGTGCTCATGACCCCCCATGGACTTTTCCAAGCTATCCTTTTGTTGTTCCAGCACCTGACCCCATTGGTGTTGGCCAAACTGGCGCTATTGTGATGTGGGTTGACTATCCCATGCCTGGGTCATTAGTGACCAACGACTACAGGCGTCACAACTATACCTTAATCATCACTAAGCCCAACGGTGACGTTGAAACAAAGCATTGGGACGTAATTTATGACACTACTGGCATTCAGTACTGGCAATATACTCCTGATCAAGTTGGTACCTACATACTCAAGTTCAATTATGGAGGCCAAATCTTTGAGTGGGGAGGAACATATGGCGGTGACATCTATTTGCCTTCATCGAGAACCGTAAACTGGACAGTGCAAGAAGAACAAGTGCCTACACCGATTACTAGCTATCCGCTTCCAACTGAGTATTGGACACATCCGATTGAGGGACAGAACACTGACTGGTGGCTAATTTCATCCAACTGGCTTGGCTCTCCACAAATCGTGAACAGGTTCCAGCCTTACGGCTCGGCTCCTAATAGTTTCCATGTTATGTGGTCTACGCCTATTCAGCAAGGTGGCATCGTTGGCGGAATGTTGGGTCCCTCTGAAGAGGAGCCTGTTAAGGGATACTATATGGGTGGCTCGTACAACGTCAGATTCAGCAACGGTCTGATTATGAACGGAAAACTCTACTATCAACTGCCTTATGGTAACTCTGGTAGTGGCGGTCCCTACGTTTGTCAGGACCTGCGCACTGGAAAAGAACTTTGGCGCATAAACCTCACTGCTGCAGGCACATCTGCTCCATCCTTCGGCTGGCTTGAATCTTTCGATGACGGCAACCAACACGGCGCACTACCAAACGGAGCACTAGTCGCAACCAGCACTAGCGGCGGCGTGACAACATGGAGAGTCTATGACCCAGACACAGGAGTATTAACAGCAATGAACATTACTAGCGTTCCAGCAGGTACATCAGTTCAAGGTCCCAAGGGCTCAATACTGCGCTATTGCCTCATAAACTATGGTACTGCTGCAAATCCAAATTGGTACTTGCTACAGTGGAATACTACTAAGCTGATTTCAACGCCAGGCGGCATTGGTCAATCTGGTTGGTACACAAGCACCATCAATGCAAGTTTACCATCACGTTTTGACTTTAACAAGTCAATAACCCTCATGAACGGCGCATCATGGAGCATGCATAGCGACTCAGCCTACAATGGCTATCTGATTCTTACACAGGGCAACTTCGGAGGCAGAACAGACAACTACTACAACAGAAACTGGTATGGAGCAAACATGACAGTTATCAGCACAAAACCAGAATCAATGGGGCAAGTTCTATGGTCTAAACACTTTGATGCTGCCCCAGGCAACGTCACACGAGACCTAGTAGCTATTGACCAAAAGAACGGCATCTTTGTCTTTGAAGATAAAGAGACTATGGTTCACTATGGGTATGACCTGAAGACTGGAAATAAGATTTGGGGACCAACTAACCCAGTAGATCAATATGACTACTTCCGTTCGACAACTCGCTGCGCTTACGGCAAACTTTACTTCGGTGGTTACGGTGGCATACTCTACTGTTATGATGTTCTCGATGGCAAATTGTTATGGACGTACGGAAACGGTGGAGAAGGAAACAGTACTTCCAGTGGTTTAATTACCGCTTGGGGTCACTATCCAATCTTCATTCCAGCTATTGCGGATGGCAAAGTTTACTTGGCTACAACAGAACACTCTCCTGACTCCCCCTACTATAAAGGCGCACTGGTTCGTTGCGTAAACGCTACAGACGGTACTGAAATCTTCACTGGTGAAGGCTGGGGTACAGGAATGGATGCCAACTATGACATTGTTGCTGACGGTTACTACGTTTACTTCAACGGTTATGATTCAAAGATGTACTGTCTCGGTAAAGGTCCAAGCAAGACCTCAATAAGGATTCAAAACAATGTTATCACCGAAGGTAACAGTGTTCTGATTGAGGGTTCAGTTTTGGACATTGCCGCTGGCACTCTACAAGATGAACAAGCCGCACGCTTCCCGAATGGTGTCCCCGCAGTTTCCGATGACAGCGTTAGTGATTGGATGAGCTATGTTTACTTCCAAAAGCCACGCCCATCAGACGTGAAAGGTGTGGATGTGACGTTGACAGTGCTTGATCCAAACAACAATGTCTATGAAATCGGAACAGCTACCAGTGATTCATACGGACAGTACAGCCTAATGTGGGAGCCTCCGGTTCCTGGCAAGTACACGGTCGTTGCTCGCTTTGCTGGCACTGAATCTTACTACCCATCATACGATGAAGCTGCCTTCGGCGTTACAGAAGCCGCGCCTACACCTACAGAACAACCACAGATGGCTCTACCCCCACTTGAAATGTACATCATGGGCATGGGAGCCGCATTGATTATTGCATTAGCCATAGCCACAGTGCTCATCATTAAGAAGCGCTCACCTCCGATACAAATTCAGAAAAATCAGTAA
- the secY gene encoding preprotein translocase subunit SecY, translating into MAGRFLSLFKPIGRVLPEIKKPERKVSFNEKIFWTALVLVIFLVMTEIPLYGVENAQDDFGALRVIFASNRGTLMELGIGPIVTAGLILQLLVGSSIIKADMSNPEDRGLFTSASKVFSIILTAVQAGAYILSGMYGALAGPTILVIFLQLIAAGIVVMLMDELVQKGWGLGSGISLFIMAGVAQNILWSMFSPPTGLFFGSLQELLGGRQTLMNWVFGSQNGIYPSLLGFIATIVVFLIIIYLEGIRVELPMSYAGYKGFRSRYPIKLLYVSNLPVIFASALFANVYFFSQLLWTQLGTPAPGTNLFFQIIGDFNQTANGVTPVGGLAYVVTAPRSLYAVAADPLRAAAYLGIIVAFCAVFSLIWLEVGGLGPSKVAKQLMDSGMQIPGYRRSGRPIEAILKRYIPVVTVLGGIVVGLVAGLSDFLGVFGSGTGILLSVGIIYQYYELLMRERAAEMFPAFRRILGE; encoded by the coding sequence ATGGCCGGAAGATTCCTCAGCCTCTTCAAACCAATTGGAAGAGTTCTGCCCGAAATAAAAAAGCCAGAACGCAAAGTCAGCTTCAACGAGAAAATCTTCTGGACTGCACTTGTACTTGTTATTTTCCTTGTCATGACTGAAATCCCACTTTATGGTGTAGAAAATGCGCAAGATGATTTCGGTGCCCTAAGAGTAATCTTCGCCTCAAACCGCGGCACCCTCATGGAGTTGGGTATTGGACCCATAGTTACAGCAGGATTAATTCTGCAATTACTCGTCGGCTCCTCAATCATAAAAGCCGACATGTCAAACCCTGAAGACAGAGGACTCTTCACCTCAGCAAGCAAAGTCTTCAGCATCATACTTACCGCAGTTCAAGCAGGAGCATACATCCTAAGCGGCATGTACGGCGCATTGGCAGGACCAACAATTCTGGTAATTTTCCTGCAACTCATAGCCGCAGGCATAGTCGTCATGCTTATGGATGAGCTTGTACAGAAGGGCTGGGGACTAGGCAGTGGAATCAGCCTCTTTATTATGGCTGGTGTTGCACAGAACATTTTATGGTCAATGTTCTCGCCACCAACTGGGTTGTTTTTCGGTTCGCTTCAAGAATTATTGGGCGGTCGCCAGACGCTGATGAATTGGGTATTCGGTTCTCAGAATGGGATCTATCCATCGCTTCTGGGTTTCATCGCCACCATTGTAGTGTTCCTAATAATTATTTACTTGGAAGGCATCAGGGTTGAGCTTCCAATGAGTTACGCAGGATACAAGGGTTTCAGAAGCAGATACCCAATCAAACTGCTATATGTATCAAACTTGCCAGTTATCTTCGCATCAGCACTGTTTGCAAACGTGTACTTCTTCTCACAACTATTATGGACACAGCTAGGAACACCTGCGCCAGGAACAAACCTGTTCTTCCAGATAATAGGTGATTTCAACCAAACCGCTAATGGTGTTACTCCGGTTGGTGGTCTTGCTTACGTCGTTACTGCACCTAGAAGTTTGTATGCTGTCGCTGCTGATCCTCTAAGAGCAGCCGCATATCTAGGCATAATCGTGGCTTTCTGTGCCGTCTTCTCGCTAATTTGGCTCGAAGTAGGCGGTTTAGGTCCCTCAAAGGTAGCAAAGCAACTCATGGATAGTGGGATGCAGATTCCAGGTTACCGAAGGTCAGGCAGGCCCATCGAAGCGATTCTCAAGCGTTACATTCCAGTTGTTACAGTGCTTGGCGGTATTGTGGTTGGGCTTGTGGCTGGGCTTTCAGATTTCCTTGGGGTTTTCGGTTCAGGCACAGGAATATTGCTTTCGGTCGGTATCATCTATCAGTACTATGAACTGTTGATGCGGGAGCGGGCTGCGGAGATGTTCCCAGCGTTTAGGAGAATCCTAGGCGAGTAA
- a CDS encoding 50S ribosomal protein L15 yields MPHKLRKIRKLRGSRTVGYGRIGQHRDAGSKGNRKVGRHKHLWSKIVTTQPDYFGKHGFTSPQSLHRKEKTINLYQLDQIAQTQNINLTELGYTKLLGTGKLTKPLTIQVEAYSKSAQEKVKQAGGEIVSSQTNGE; encoded by the coding sequence ATGCCACATAAACTAAGAAAAATCAGAAAACTAAGAGGATCAAGAACCGTAGGATACGGAAGAATAGGACAACACCGAGACGCAGGCAGTAAAGGCAACCGTAAAGTCGGACGCCACAAACACCTCTGGAGCAAAATTGTAACCACCCAACCAGACTACTTTGGTAAACACGGGTTCACCTCACCCCAAAGCCTACACCGCAAAGAAAAAACAATCAATCTCTACCAACTAGACCAAATCGCACAAACACAAAACATAAACCTAACCGAACTCGGCTACACCAAACTCCTCGGAACAGGAAAACTCACAAAACCCCTAACCATACAAGTCGAAGCCTACTCAAAATCAGCCCAAGAAAAAGTCAAACAAGCAGGCGGAGAAATCGTAAGCTCCCAGACCAACGGAGAGTAA
- a CDS encoding Hsp20/alpha crystallin family protein has product MFQDPNNITIVAEIAGFNKETLKIHVKDQKITLSAKSKDRRYYKSLNLPKVVIPNAMHTKYKNGVLEIKLQKAETNNPQRS; this is encoded by the coding sequence ATATTCCAAGACCCAAACAACATAACCATAGTCGCAGAAATCGCAGGCTTTAATAAGGAAACCCTCAAAATACATGTGAAAGATCAAAAAATCACGCTGTCGGCAAAATCAAAAGATCGAAGATACTATAAAAGTTTAAATTTGCCGAAGGTAGTGATTCCAAACGCAATGCACACCAAATACAAGAACGGCGTGCTAGAAATCAAACTCCAAAAAGCAGAAACAAACAACCCCCAAAGAAGCTGA
- a CDS encoding PQQ-binding-like beta-propeller repeat protein, whose protein sequence is MQKKGKTAAIAIALILMLTMIISLVPLPIAQGWTGHKKSYAYIGATPNPVAINEEVLLHVGITQPLEITEDKWRGLLIYVTRPDGTKETLGPFDTDSTGGTGTIYVPTMEGTYKLQTYFPPQWYNKTNNVYYEEDYSDILELVVGAEPSQFWPGVPLPTEYWSRPIDSQIREWAPIAGHWLSPASIYGTAESLGQEDAPESAHVLWQKQLVIGGLGGGVGLSEPAAIFPGDAYEGKFSSSLVIMGILIYVKFDTVGGSNVTNWICAVDLHTGETLWEKELLNAAGQRLFPQYGQVMYWKSFNTQGVYAYLFCGTSSGMFAAASSTLEAFDPYTGRWLFRFTNMPSGTRTYGPNGEILIYTLNQQRGYMTMWNSTAVISAYWGTTQNNPAFGSWQPQGKTIDAQGAVPVTTATPYGYNGYTRNVSIPLGLPGSVSYVFHDDTIVGYTRLGTTGMFSTETLNDAPFILWAIDAKTGSLKFNKTIAAPSGNVSLSVAAGSAEDRLVAIWCKELTKFYTYSIDTGNFMWETPSQHYLDIFAMYPRFAYGKLYSNGMSGIMYAYDAKTGKLAWNYTYKDPWSETLWSDYWSSLRPRIVADGKIYLGQSEHSVNQPQPRGAPFVCLNATTGEEIWSIAGMFRQTDWGGSAVMGDSIIATMDTYNQMIYAIGKGPSATTVSAPDIGVPFGTSVTIKGMVTDVSPGTDGIVLQKRFPNGVPAVADESMSEWMLYVYKQFERPADAKGVEVTISVLDANGNFRDIGTTTTSSMDGFYSLSWTPDVPGEYKVYARFAGSAGYYPSHAETAFTVDEALPTPTEQPQISLPPIELYVVGMGIAIIVAVAIAALLIIKKRP, encoded by the coding sequence ATGCAAAAGAAAGGAAAAACAGCGGCAATCGCAATCGCTCTAATTCTGATGTTGACTATGATTATTTCGCTTGTTCCATTACCAATCGCGCAAGGTTGGACAGGTCATAAAAAATCATATGCTTACATCGGCGCTACACCGAACCCAGTCGCCATAAATGAGGAAGTTCTGCTTCACGTGGGGATTACCCAGCCTTTGGAAATCACAGAGGACAAATGGCGCGGCTTACTGATATACGTGACTCGACCTGACGGTACAAAAGAGACGCTTGGTCCCTTCGATACTGACTCAACAGGCGGCACAGGCACAATATACGTGCCAACCATGGAAGGTACATACAAACTACAGACATACTTCCCTCCACAATGGTACAACAAGACCAATAACGTCTACTACGAAGAAGACTACAGTGACATCCTAGAACTTGTGGTAGGCGCTGAGCCCTCCCAGTTCTGGCCAGGTGTACCGCTTCCAACAGAATACTGGAGCCGCCCAATCGACAGTCAAATTAGAGAATGGGCGCCAATCGCAGGTCATTGGCTATCACCTGCAAGCATCTACGGCACTGCTGAAAGCTTAGGCCAAGAAGATGCGCCAGAAAGCGCACATGTCCTTTGGCAAAAGCAACTGGTAATAGGCGGTCTAGGTGGAGGCGTTGGTCTATCTGAACCAGCAGCAATCTTCCCCGGTGACGCTTATGAAGGCAAATTCAGTAGTAGCCTAGTCATCATGGGCATACTCATATACGTAAAGTTTGACACAGTCGGAGGCAGCAATGTCACCAACTGGATCTGCGCTGTCGATCTGCATACAGGAGAAACGCTGTGGGAAAAAGAATTGCTTAACGCTGCGGGGCAACGTTTATTCCCACAGTATGGTCAAGTGATGTACTGGAAGAGTTTCAACACGCAAGGTGTTTACGCATATCTTTTCTGTGGCACATCTTCAGGAATGTTCGCTGCGGCTTCATCCACTCTGGAAGCGTTTGACCCCTACACTGGGCGTTGGCTATTCAGATTTACGAATATGCCAAGCGGCACCCGCACGTATGGTCCTAACGGCGAAATCCTGATATACACGCTTAACCAGCAACGCGGCTACATGACTATGTGGAACTCAACAGCTGTCATTAGTGCCTACTGGGGCACTACCCAGAACAACCCAGCCTTTGGTTCTTGGCAACCTCAGGGAAAAACCATTGATGCACAAGGCGCAGTTCCTGTGACTACCGCAACACCCTATGGATACAACGGCTACACAAGAAACGTTTCAATACCTCTAGGATTACCTGGAAGCGTTTCTTACGTGTTCCACGATGACACAATTGTCGGTTATACAAGGCTTGGCACGACTGGAATGTTTTCAACCGAAACTCTCAATGATGCACCATTCATACTCTGGGCTATTGATGCAAAGACTGGTTCACTAAAGTTCAATAAAACAATCGCTGCACCAAGCGGAAACGTTTCTCTTTCAGTTGCAGCAGGAAGCGCTGAAGACAGACTCGTAGCTATATGGTGCAAAGAACTGACAAAGTTCTACACCTATAGCATTGATACGGGCAACTTTATGTGGGAAACGCCTTCACAGCACTATCTAGACATCTTTGCTATGTATCCACGCTTTGCATACGGTAAACTGTACTCAAATGGTATGAGCGGAATAATGTATGCATACGACGCCAAAACAGGCAAACTAGCTTGGAACTACACCTACAAAGACCCATGGTCAGAAACCTTATGGTCTGACTACTGGTCATCTTTGAGGCCTCGCATTGTTGCTGATGGCAAAATCTACTTAGGCCAAAGCGAACACTCAGTCAACCAGCCGCAACCCCGTGGTGCACCCTTCGTCTGCCTCAACGCAACTACAGGCGAGGAAATCTGGTCTATAGCGGGCATGTTCCGCCAAACTGACTGGGGAGGAAGTGCAGTCATGGGAGACAGCATAATTGCAACAATGGACACATACAACCAAATGATATATGCCATAGGCAAAGGACCTTCGGCAACTACAGTTTCAGCACCCGACATCGGTGTTCCATTCGGCACATCAGTAACCATTAAAGGTATGGTAACTGACGTTTCGCCAGGAACAGACGGTATCGTCTTGCAAAAACGGTTCCCGAATGGTGTTCCAGCTGTAGCAGACGAATCAATGTCTGAATGGATGCTGTACGTCTACAAGCAGTTTGAAAGACCCGCGGACGCTAAAGGAGTTGAAGTTACTATTAGTGTGCTTGATGCAAACGGTAACTTCCGAGACATCGGCACAACCACTACTAGTAGCATGGATGGCTTCTATAGCTTATCGTGGACTCCTGACGTTCCAGGCGAATACAAAGTCTATGCACGCTTTGCAGGCTCAGCCGGATACTACCCATCACACGCTGAAACCGCATTCACAGTGGATGAAGCACTACCCACACCAACAGAGCAACCGCAAATCTCGCTGCCTCCAATTGAGCTGTACGTCGTCGGCATGGGCATTGCGATAATTGTTGCAGTAGCTATTGCCGCACTGCTCATCATCAAGAAAAGACCATAA
- a CDS encoding ornithine carbamoyltransferase yields the protein MHLINFKELTGQQLEALVDLGIKVKNNPAKYLKTFEGKSAALIFQKTSTRTRVAFEVAMTQLGGHSLFIDWRTTNFTLADITDEIRYLSRNVDCIMARLLYNSDLMKVAAASRVPVINGCDEKYHPTQALADLITVKEKHGKLKGAKLVYIGVHNNVCNSLIEGCTRTGVKLTTVTPIFNEAARDEEILSEAKKSGLWQSTLDAKEAVLDADFVYTDTWIDMEFFSDPKFAKEKEKRIKLMMPYQINAQLLKGSDAYVMHDMPIHRGYEISAEVIESQKSVIYEQAENRLYSAKAIFLKLMGS from the coding sequence ATGCACCTCATCAATTTCAAAGAACTCACAGGTCAACAGCTGGAAGCTCTAGTCGATTTAGGCATCAAAGTCAAAAATAACCCAGCCAAGTACCTCAAAACGTTTGAGGGCAAGTCTGCGGCGTTGATTTTCCAAAAAACCTCTACGCGCACCAGAGTCGCGTTTGAGGTTGCTATGACGCAGCTTGGCGGTCACAGCTTGTTTATCGATTGGAGAACGACCAATTTCACGTTAGCGGACATAACAGACGAAATACGGTACTTGTCGCGTAATGTTGATTGCATTATGGCTCGGTTGCTTTATAATTCTGATTTAATGAAAGTTGCCGCTGCGTCTCGTGTTCCAGTAATCAACGGTTGCGACGAGAAGTACCATCCAACGCAAGCCTTAGCAGACCTTATAACTGTAAAAGAGAAACATGGCAAGCTCAAAGGTGCCAAACTCGTCTACATAGGCGTCCATAACAACGTTTGCAACTCGCTCATTGAGGGTTGCACCAGAACAGGCGTCAAATTAACCACGGTTACACCTATTTTTAATGAAGCTGCAAGAGACGAGGAAATACTATCTGAAGCAAAAAAATCTGGGCTTTGGCAATCAACCTTAGACGCAAAAGAGGCGGTTTTGGATGCGGATTTCGTTTACACTGACACATGGATTGACATGGAATTCTTCTCTGACCCAAAGTTTGCCAAGGAAAAAGAGAAGCGCATTAAACTTATGATGCCCTACCAAATCAACGCCCAACTGCTCAAAGGCAGTGACGCTTACGTGATGCATGATATGCCTATTCACCGTGGATACGAGATTAGCGCGGAAGTCATTGAAAGCCAAAAATCAGTGATTTATGAGCAGGCAGAAAACAGGCTTTACTCTGCTAAGGCGATATTTCTCAAATTGATGGGTTCTTAA
- a CDS encoding protein translocase SEC61 complex subunit gamma, which produces MGIKSWLTQAARTLKLASKPDREELWLSIKISLLGIGVVGLIGFVIKLIATTLTQGV; this is translated from the coding sequence ATGGGAATAAAATCTTGGCTTACACAGGCGGCAAGAACCTTAAAATTAGCCTCCAAACCTGACAGAGAAGAGCTGTGGCTCTCGATAAAAATCAGTCTCCTCGGCATAGGTGTAGTAGGGTTAATCGGCTTTGTCATCAAACTAATCGCCACAACACTCACACAGGGTGTTTAG
- a CDS encoding transcription elongation factor Spt5 yields the protein MEKKEEQAQTKIFVVKTTTGQERNVARLIASKVEMTHIPIKALLVPDTLKGYVFIEADGPHLVEEAIAGVRHVRSRIPGLVSFSEIERYIVRKPVMEDLNEDDVVEITGGPFKGMRAKITRLDKSKGEVTLELLEATFTLPITVHSDYVKLVEKAKA from the coding sequence ATGGAGAAAAAAGAAGAGCAAGCTCAAACCAAAATCTTTGTAGTCAAAACCACCACAGGGCAAGAACGCAACGTGGCACGGTTAATTGCTTCTAAAGTAGAAATGACCCATATTCCAATCAAAGCTCTTCTTGTTCCCGACACACTCAAAGGATACGTATTCATAGAAGCAGATGGACCACACCTAGTGGAAGAAGCCATCGCTGGCGTGAGGCATGTGCGCTCCAGAATCCCTGGTCTTGTAAGTTTTAGCGAAATTGAACGGTACATTGTTCGCAAACCAGTCATGGAAGACCTCAACGAGGACGATGTTGTGGAAATCACAGGTGGACCGTTCAAAGGCATGCGAGCCAAAATCACAAGGCTTGACAAGTCAAAAGGCGAAGTTACGCTTGAGTTGCTCGAAGCAACGTTCACTTTGCCAATCACAGTCCATTCAGACTATGTAAAACTAGTAGAAAAAGCAAAAGCATAA